From the genome of Trichosurus vulpecula isolate mTriVul1 chromosome 6, mTriVul1.pri, whole genome shotgun sequence:
ATGAGTCATCTCTGCCCTGTGTCTAACAATATCAAGATAGTATCATGCTCATAATTCACACATGTATCTGTGATAAAATAACATATTGGACCCAAATTTATCCAGAATAAAATTAAACACACATACTTgaagaaaacttaaaatatgAAGCTAAAGTTCActtgaaaatacatatttgagaaattaattcTTTCAAAATACCTTTAAATTAGTACAATTGACAAAAGTTgatttgcaaaaaataaaacattctttacCAAATATAGAGCTCAGTGCAAGTTTGggtaacaaaaaaaattctagccattttttgttttgctaaCACAGCCATCCCTGGTGTCCTGAGACCAAGCTAGTTTTAGAGGAGCGTGGCATATTTGAGGAAGTAATGATCAGTGTGGTAGCCACCACTATAATCTAGGAATCAGATTATCTCCTCCACTGTCTATCTGTATGAATGACTTGGGATTGGAGGTAGTGGGCAGGAGGGTCTTTATTCTTGTAATCAAATCAATAGTGCATATGAATGATTCTTAATGTTTACAGAGGGTCAAAATTAGCAagcttaaaaaattataaaattcgtTTAAAAATTCTACATAAGCAATAAActaggaaaactgaaaataacACCTTGTTCAATAATGCtgataatatataaatttattggATAACTACTTTTAAAAACATCAAACTACTAGGAGCACTACAGAGCAGTTTGGACGAAATTAGGTATAGATTAATCatatacaggggcagctaggtgacacagatGATAGAGCAGAAGCCCAGAGGTAATAAAGACCTGAGAATGCTTAACAGCTCTGAGACCTTGGCAAGTCTTTTAAgatctgctttagtttcctgatGTGTAAAGTAGGGACAATTATAGAACCTCCCTCCAACGACTGCggtgaacatcaaatgagaaaataattgaaatgcttagcacaaagAGTGCAACAGAGTCAGCATtatttaaatacttattattattctcatttacaATACTCcataagaaatgcaaaatggatttaTGACCTAAATATACAAGGCACATTAtgaaacaaaacacaagaaaacaaGATCAAGTATTCAAAATAGTTAGGACTATCAAATAAGCAACTAAGGAGAACCAACAATTCTGTCATGCACAGTGTGATTGgcattgggcatacaaagacaagaatgaacaAATGAGTGAATCCAGAAAgtaagggatggagaaaaaggaggtGCTCATGTGtgccagagccagggcttgagCTTAGAACTTCATGATTCTAAAATCAACCTTCCATCTACTTTGCAAGACTTATCACATAATTGTCCTTCATGTACTATCGCCATGTTTGTACAATCAAATAACTGAGATGGAGAGAGGATATCATTTCTATAAAGATGCCGATTTTTACCAGAATAGGAATTCAACAAAGATGTGCACACTGGACAAGCCTAAGAAATGCTTGTGGATGGTGATGATATTACAAGGCTGATTACTAATCACTTCAGAAAGGTTACATTAGGTGTTAGTACTTATGTACTAACACCTCTCTCTTATGTGCACAGTGCAGATACTctaaaacaaattgtggtaattGTTAAAGTAAATAACGAagaaattgggaaaacaaataatttttaaatgcccCTTTTGGAGGGGCATGTatgatgtatatgtatctatggaTGTACATACATTtgtaaacatacatacaaatgtatatatatatatgtaatatatgtatatttatatatgtgtatgtgtactaGTGAGTGTTAATTCATTGGTAATAACTACAATGAGGAAAAATGTTATTAAATGAATTTCTATTCAGAATTGTAGGAAGTACTTGGCAATCATTTAGATCATTATCAGAGCTCAATGCTTCCCAGTACCGTAAGTCAGAACATACAATTGCTGTTGCTATCATGCATCTTCTAATCAGACCTCAGGGAATTGATGCATCAATACATATGGGCACACTTTTACTGGAAATGAGTTTTGTGATTAGGAAAACAGAAAGACTTAGAACTGCTTTCATGTTAAACTTGAATTTTTTATAATTGAAATCAAAATGAAACTTAAAGAAATGCCATTAACCTTTTATAATAATTAttgtcatttctaccctcccccccactccaagatggcttatattctggttgccctgttccccagtcagccctcccctctatcacccctagaaatggggagaaaatttgtaattcaaaatgttgtgaaaatcaatgctgaaaaccaaatatgttaaataaataaataaaagattgggatggtaatagcaaaaaaaaatatatatatatatatatatatatatatatatatatatatatatatatatatatatatatataaaggtcCAAgcataaattgaattcatcttccttttaaaatcatcagacagataccttaataaaggagatacaatttcacctgtaaaaaaaaaaataataattattgtcaTCTGGGGGGGAAAAGGAATATCAACACATGAAATGAAACTAATACCTTTTGGGAGCTTCCAACCACATCTTCTgttttaaggctttttttttaattttctcctctgttactctttttttttaagttattttagaTTGCAGTAAAGTCTTCTAATATATCATTATTTCATGGCCACTTATTAAGCAACTGCTAGGTGCTGTGGACTGGAATAGGTACTGGATATTAGAAGGCAACAGCAAAACTTTCCTTAACTTGAAGAAACTTGTTTTTTCCTGGGAGTAATCATCCCGTGCATGATGCCCACCAGGAGCAATGTCCTTAAGGGACAAAAGGCAAGCTCTTACTATCGCAATAGGCATGTAATAACCAAGAACAATGATGGAATGGGGAGTACAGATGAGGTCAGTATTCCACTTTCCTCAGACTCACTAAATTGAAGGATTTCGAACAAGCGAGGGAACTATTTACTAGAGAGTATATCAATTCCTGTTGCTTCACAGAATGGATTCGGTGAAAGATATGAGGCCATGCGAGAAGGCTTTATTATGTTAGTCATGCATCTTCTCCCATACTCCCATATATTAGGGCTAACTATTTGGTTATCTGGTGGTACAGTGCATAatatgctggacttgaagtcagagactCTCCACTGCCTGAGTTGTGACCTAGACTCAGACACATGTTAATgtacatgaccttaggcaagtcacttaactctgtttgcctcagtttgctgatCAGCAAaaagaactggaggaggaaatgtcaaactaatCCAGGATCCTCAccaagaaaatacacacacacacacacacacacacacacacacacacataaacacacacacatgcattttgtatatatgtaattaactctaatttatataatatctcttttgattctcaaaAAAATCCCCCTAGGAagtgctattatttccatttgtaCCTGAGGCAGTCTGAAAATAAGGTACGTGACAAGCTTCAGATTGCTTCTACATACCTGAGGAAACTTTTGAAGTCAGCACTTTCTGATTCAAGACCAAGAGAAGTATCCACTGGACCAATTAGCTACCTgataaaaatttcatttgattctcacgacaAAGATTTTATTAGCCTTattttaatagaagaaaaataactataaaaaggTTAATTTACTTGCCAGAAGTCAGAGCTAGTGTATGAAGGTAAAGTAGAAATCAGTTCTTCCAAACTTTATTGACAAAGCTTAAGCCACTACACAACCAagctcctattttttttaattctgtaaaGCCAGCGCAATGTGCTCATCGAACCCTGATTATTTTTGGTGCCCTTCACTAAGTAGATTTGTACCTATCAGTTCAAAAGACACATCCAAATAGAaaactctctttcttagccatccaaatttattttatattctcagTACTAGATGTTCTTCATCTACTTCCCTTTAGTGTATGAATGGTTAAACTAATCGGTTCTGCTTGGctacaggcctctttaagaagcctATGCAATATCCTTGGGTTTGATGCAACCAGCATACATCACCCACAAACAGAAGCCTGGAACACCATAATTattgaataaatgcttcattAAATTAAGTAAACCCGTAAACATTGTCACTTATTACTGACTGGGCAATTTCCATGACATGATCATATGAAATTCATAAAGTTTCTCCAGTGCTTCAGGGACATGGCCCCATGGGGACTGAGAAAACCATAAAGTCTCACTTTAGGTACAGATGATGTGAACAAGCTACATAATATTCTTCGTTCCAGATAAGCAGGTAACATTACTCTTTGTGATTTTCTCATTGTAGTAGGCATCAAAAATATGCAGTCTGAGCACTGAGTTCAAAAAGCCATTCAATACGGCCACTGTGGGGGTGAGTGGGACAATTGAGGGGCCATGTGCTGCATTCACTCAAATTGGAATGACATAAAACTATCATAGGAGAGCCATCAAGTGAAAGTTGATAGCCATGACAATTTTCAAAGAAGCTTTCTCTAATCAAGGATATCAAATGACTTTTGTCAACAGACAGTGATCACTAATACTAAATGGGATGCTGGTGATCTTGTAGGTCAGTGCTATGGAACTGGACATCATCTGAAGAACAAGCAAGTTTCTTTTTtgataaagtcctttccagcctcTGTCGATGAAAGCCATTAAAAGCACTAAATTTTATGCCTAGCTCACTTTCATCATCTaggtagagaaaaggaagggagactACGGAGAGTGAGTAGACATATGGAGTCTCTCTGGATGtcacataattaataaatataagaGGGAGAGATTGCAATAGAACCTGGACCTTTACCTTCAATTGTTTAGGACCTTCCTGAAAAGGAAATCCCATCTCTTGTCATGGGCCATCATTTCGCAACTGATAGTTATAGACACTAGCCCCAAAACCAGGAGGGTGTATGACCAGGACAATGTTGTTCAGAAAAGTAGTTGGTATGTGTTTTTTTAACCCATTTCTTCTTAGCATCAAAACCAACTTGATTTCTGTTTcacaacaggtttttttttcattaagcaTTATGTGCTCTGTCATCCATCATGATTCCATTACATTTCTTTGACCaacatattattcatttttttaaacatactcATTATATTACCTTGTTCCTTCATTTAGGGATAAATAACTTTATAATTTACTCTTTATTTTGTAACTAAAACCCCATTCAGTTTCCTTGGTGACAGGATGTTGATATGTTGATATgttatgatgtgatatgatatattATGATATGAAATCATATGAGATGATCACAGAtaaattgattaaattaaatGATAATTGCATGGAAAAGTTCCTGATCATCTTATCTAAAATATTCCAACAAAATAACTGCCTAATAATCAATGCAAAGAGCACTCAAAGAAGGtacatttcttttattctcaGATAATGCCCCTTGGATGAAAGAAATGATCAAGTTAAATGAAACCTCACAGAGCCAAGTGACTGAATTCATTCTCATGGGAATTATAAATACTCCTGAGCTACAGAGCCCCCTCTTTGCAGtgtttttcctcaattacatggcCACAGCTGTGGGGAACCTGGGCCTGATCATCCTAACTAGTGTGGATTCCAACCTCAACAGccccatgtactttttcctcagGCATCTGGCATTTGTTGATCTTGGCTATTCCACAGCTATTGGGCCAAAAATGCTGGTTAGTTTCATAGAGgagaaaaatgttatttcttaTCATGGATGTATGATGCAGCTATTTTTCTTTGGGATATTTATTGCCAGTGAACTTTTTATCCTGTCAGCCATGGCCTATGACCGGTATGTGGCTATCTGTAAGCCCCTTTTCTATATGGTCATCATGTCAGACAGTGTATGTTGGATCTTGGTGGCCATATCATACCTATATGGGATCTTGGTATGTCTAGTGGTCATGACTGAGACTTTTAAATCATCTTTCTGTGAATCAAATATAATAAGAAATTTCTACTGTGACAGTCTCCCCCTATTGTCCATTGCATGCTCTGACACAAGTGAGGCTGACCTAGTCATTATGACCTTTTCTGCACTTAATTTGGTATCTTCCCTGTTGATTATTCTAATCTCCTACATGCTCATTCTTGTGGCCATCCTCAGGATGAACTCTTCTGAGGGCAGGTACAAAGCATTCTCCACTTGTGGCTCTCATCTCACAGGGGTGGTTATATTCTATGGGACACTCCTCTTCATGTACCTGCAGCCCCAATCTAGCCATTCCTTTGACACAGATAAAATGGCCTCTGTGTTTTACACTCTTGTCATCCCCATGCTCAATCCTTTGATCTACAGCTTAAGGAACAAAGAGGTGAAAGGTGCCTTGAAAAGACTATTTAAAAAATCACGTAAGCTTCTCTTTAAGGGCCAATGTAGCATATGATTCCACTGCATCATTTGAAGTATATGTATGATAGACTTATTTCaacttctccttctttcttctcttctcttttagaGAATAAAAACATTTCTCTTAACACACTGAGAATGATTTTTGATTTTTTAGTGGTCAACCTCTAATAAATCCTAGTTTAGTGGATGATTTAATTAATGGGACCTCTTGAAGAATTAATACAAAATATCTGTATAAAAAGCTATTTCATTATATGCTATAATAGTAAACAGCCTAACTTTATTTTAAGTTCCTCTGacttggaaaataatttaataagcatttagaaAATGGTGGCTTCAAATACAATTCTAGACATTGAGcctatatagataaataaataattaaatagttCTTGCAATCAatgaacttacattttattgagaAAAATAATATGTACACGAGAGTCCCACTATCCAACAGAGCAATctccttttaatatttcttattgttaaGAAGTTTATCCATATCACAACCTAAATTTTCCCTCTCTATCTTCCAGCCATTGCTCTTAATCGTCTTTGTGAAATAGAACAAGTTCATTCCCTCTTATTTATATTAATTGTTCAAATTCTCGACTAAAACTTCCATCTCTTCCCCCAGCTTTagtcccagattttttttcatatttgtgctAGGTTAGAAAGACCACTgaattatacagggtgtcccaaacaTCTTAGGGTAGATTAAAAAGCTTAAAGTAAATCAGACTTTTGGGATATTCTACATAggtagaggacttgggttcaaattaaAGGTCTATTATTTTTGATCAATGATATTCTGGGCAAAAATTTATCTTCTCTGACTCccactcatctataaaatttgggAATTTGATGACATAAATTTTAAGtgctatttcatttaaaattctatgatgatATAAACCTGTATTTTGTGCTAACAGCAGGGAGTCTTCACTCAGTACTCATATATCACATCCttttgaaaaaagttttaaacttaaatgctaaacaagaaaagaaaaacaaaatgaacattGCCATGCACACAgtagaacatgagaggattcaatataaaatcataaattgccatttcaaatatatgtgtatatatattatatgtatatacatcatatacattgttttcaaagctacctagatttctttgcttcctcataggttttcttttgttctctgctgtgcacttttcaCTTTATTATTCCCCTTGCTCCCTCCCAGCCCACCCCATCAT
Proteins encoded in this window:
- the LOC118855072 gene encoding olfactory receptor 8K1-like, whose protein sequence is MKEMIKLNETSQSQVTEFILMGIINTPELQSPLFAVFFLNYMATAVGNLGLIILTSVDSNLNSPMYFFLRHLAFVDLGYSTAIGPKMLVSFIEEKNVISYHGCMMQLFFFGIFIASELFILSAMAYDRYVAICKPLFYMVIMSDSVCWILVAISYLYGILVCLVVMTETFKSSFCESNIIRNFYCDSLPLLSIACSDTSEADLVIMTFSALNLVSSLLIILISYMLILVAILRMNSSEGRYKAFSTCGSHLTGVVIFYGTLLFMYLQPQSSHSFDTDKMASVFYTLVIPMLNPLIYSLRNKEVKGALKRLFKKSRKLLFKGQCSI